The following proteins come from a genomic window of Nicotiana tomentosiformis chromosome 12, ASM39032v3, whole genome shotgun sequence:
- the LOC138902748 gene encoding uncharacterized protein, producing MAEELKKLTGRVQSVEDGTGVEGLNYENLCIQRDVKLPEGYKPHKFEMFDGTCDPKVHMRTYNDKLVRVGKNKQICMKLFMRSLTKDALSWYIGQNSKKWADWVSMASDFTDRFWFNTENTPDIFYIQNLKKKQT from the coding sequence atggcagaggaacttaAGAAACTTACAGGGAGAGTCCAGAGTGTTGAAGATGGGACAGGCGttgaaggtctaaactatgaAAATTTGTGTATTCAGCGAGATGTgaaactgccagagggttacaaacctcacAAGTTCGAAATGTTTGATGGAACttgtgatccgaaggtgcatatGAGAACCTACAACGACAAACTTGTAAGAGTAGGTAAGAATAAACAAATctgcatgaaactgttcatgcgaagTCTTACAAAAGATGCATTGTCTTGGTATATCGGACAAAACTCGAAGAAGTGGGCAGATTGGGTAAGTATGGCATCAGATTTTACGGATAGATTCTGGTTCAACACAGAGAACACGCCAGACATTTTCTAtatccaaaacctcaagaagaagcagACATAA